The Pirellulales bacterium DNA segment GGAGCGGCGTTGGGTGTGTTCCGCGCTGCCGAAGGCGGAATTGTGTTCCTCGATGAAATTGGGGAAATGCCGCTGGAATTGCAGCCGAAGTTGCTGCGAGTGTTGCAGGAACGCGAAGTGACGCCCGTCGGGTCTTCGACCCCCGAGCACGTTGACGTGCAAGTGATTGCCGCTACGAATCGGCAGCTGAATGTTGAGGTGGCCGAAGGACGTTTCCGCGAAGACCTGTACTATCGCTTGAACATGGTTGAGCTGCAGGTCCCGGCGCTCCGTAAACGACTCGAAGATATTCCGCAGTTTGTGGAGTTCTTCTCGAATCGTTTTGCTCAGAAATATCAGCGTCCGCTGTGGCGCCCCACGCCTGACGAAATGCAAGCATTCTGCGAATTTCCATGGCCGGGCAATGTGCGCCAGTTGTCGCACGTGATTGAGCAAGGCTATGTTTTGCATGTCACGCCGGCGGTGCCTTCGGCAAAGCAGAATGCCGATAACTCTCGCTTGCCTTACTTTAATTTGCTGAAATTGCGTGATGCCGCCATTCGCCAGGCCTTGCATGCCACAAAGGGGCACAAAGGCCGCGCCGCGAAATTGCTCGGCGTGCATGCCAACACGCTGACTCGGCTCTTAGGCCAATTGGACAGCCCTGCGTCCGACGAGCTGTAATCGGCTCGGCGTTGAATCATCTGGCCGGCTTCTGTTGCTGGTGCACGTTTCTAAGGACGCCTAGTATTTTTTGCCTGCAGGGCATTCTTCGTCGAGGCGCAGCTCATTCTGCCGGGGGCCCGAAACATTCTCCGGTG contains these protein-coding regions:
- a CDS encoding sigma-54 dependent transcriptional regulator, with protein sequence MMFSVNNTASTLAVQPELPDDVRLDWVMGSNPAVRRIAQHAERAAEVHCPVLICGETGTGKELLARRLHQLGPRANKPFVPVNCAALTATLAESQLFGHEKGAFTGALGAALGVFRAAEGGIVFLDEIGEMPLELQPKLLRVLQEREVTPVGSSTPEHVDVQVIAATNRQLNVEVAEGRFREDLYYRLNMVELQVPALRKRLEDIPQFVEFFSNRFAQKYQRPLWRPTPDEMQAFCEFPWPGNVRQLSHVIEQGYVLHVTPAVPSAKQNADNSRLPYFNLLKLRDAAIRQALHATKGHKGRAAKLLGVHANTLTRLLGQLDSPASDEL